In Gracilimonas sp., a single window of DNA contains:
- a CDS encoding peptidase U32 family protein: MLPQIQESELNTLKSKRLTEIMAPVGDWASLQAALQGGADSIYFGIEQLNMRARATNNFKLEELSEIADVCSKKGVRTYLTLNTVLYDHDLPLMKRIINEVKRCGITAIIAADQAAISYASRQGVEVHISTQANISNIEMVEFYSHFADVMVLARELSLGLVKKIVDGIRERNITGPSGELVQIEIFAHGALCMAVSGKCYLSLHTYNSSANRGACKQNCRHAYKVINDEGQELVIDNEYIMSPKDLCTIDFLDQVLNTGVRVLKLEGRGRSPEYVKTVTQCYAEAALAVEQGTFNKEKVAGWKAHLEKVYNRGFWDGYYLGRKLGEWSQVHGSAATKEKVFTGKVLHYYPKAKVAHLRIKARGLSFKDQILIIGEKTGVAEPEIKSLWVDETSVQKVEKGSDCTIRIDQEVQEGDKVYVWEDRNP, encoded by the coding sequence ATGCTGCCACAAATTCAGGAAAGTGAACTTAATACACTCAAAAGCAAACGTCTGACAGAAATCATGGCTCCGGTTGGCGATTGGGCTTCACTTCAGGCAGCTCTTCAGGGAGGAGCTGATTCTATATACTTCGGTATTGAACAGCTCAACATGCGTGCAAGGGCTACTAACAATTTTAAACTCGAAGAACTTTCTGAGATCGCTGATGTTTGTTCGAAAAAAGGAGTAAGAACATATCTGACACTTAATACCGTACTTTATGACCATGATTTACCTTTGATGAAAAGAATCATTAATGAAGTAAAACGATGTGGAATAACGGCCATTATTGCAGCGGATCAAGCGGCTATTTCCTATGCTTCCCGACAAGGGGTTGAAGTTCATATTTCAACCCAGGCGAACATCTCTAATATTGAGATGGTAGAGTTCTACAGTCATTTTGCAGATGTGATGGTTCTGGCTCGTGAACTGAGTTTAGGACTGGTCAAAAAGATCGTAGATGGCATCAGAGAACGAAATATTACGGGCCCTTCCGGAGAATTGGTGCAAATAGAGATCTTTGCACATGGTGCGCTATGTATGGCCGTGTCCGGAAAATGCTATTTGAGTTTACACACCTATAATTCTTCAGCGAACCGTGGAGCCTGTAAACAAAATTGCCGGCATGCTTACAAAGTGATCAATGATGAAGGGCAAGAGTTGGTGATTGATAATGAATATATCATGTCTCCAAAAGACCTTTGCACCATCGATTTTCTAGATCAGGTTTTGAATACCGGCGTACGGGTATTGAAGCTGGAAGGCAGGGGGCGATCTCCGGAGTATGTGAAAACGGTTACTCAATGTTATGCTGAAGCTGCATTAGCCGTTGAACAAGGTACATTTAATAAAGAGAAAGTAGCTGGATGGAAGGCACACCTTGAGAAAGTTTATAATCGAGGTTTTTGGGACGGATACTACCTTGGTCGGAAGCTCGGGGAATGGAGTCAGGTTCACGGATCGGCAGCAACTAAAGAAAAAGTATTTACTGGGAAAGTGCTGCATTATTACCCCAAAGCGAAAGTGGCGCACCTTCGGATCAAAGCAAGGGGACTATCTTTTAAAGATCAGATTTTGATTATTGGGGAAAAGACAGGGGTGGCGGAACCTGAGATTAAGTCTCTATGGGTTGATGAAACCTCCGTTCAAAAGGTGGAAAAAGGAAGCGATTGTACGATTCGTATAGATCAGGAAGTTCAGGAAGGGGATAAAGTGTATGTATGGGAGGACCGAAACCCATGA
- a CDS encoding ferredoxin yields MGGPKPMRITFYRSKCIGCNYCVEAWPERWQMSKRDGKCVLIGAKKKGNIHQVQVGEYEREYNERAAAACPVNIIRINQ; encoded by the coding sequence ATGGGAGGACCGAAACCCATGAGAATCACTTTTTACAGATCGAAATGCATTGGATGTAACTATTGCGTGGAAGCGTGGCCTGAACGCTGGCAGATGTCCAAAAGAGACGGGAAATGCGTACTGATCGGTGCTAAGAAAAAAGGAAATATCCACCAGGTGCAAGTTGGTGAATATGAAAGAGAATATAATGAACGGGCGGCAGCGGCCTGTCCGGTAAATATCATACGTATCAATCAATAG
- a CDS encoding acetate--CoA ligase family protein, with product MNNPFFSPKGVAVIGASQDAHKLGYGVIRNLLQYRYKGEIYPVNKSAYEIQGLTCFESVEKVPDPVDLAIIIVPANAVAGVLEECGERGIKYVIIVTGGFSETGPEGKKMEEELIEVAGRYDIRMVGPNCIGTIDTHTPVNTTFVVGMPEPGEIGFISHSGAMVAAIIDWAEGSGIGFSRIASLGNQIDVNEIEMTKTIAKDPKTKVITAYIEGVSNGLEFMETAIEAALKKPFLMLKGGHGESGAKAVASHTGALAGSSEAYHAAFKHCGIQEAHTVEEMFEWARAMAWQPLPKGKRVAVLTNAGGPAILAVDALEQAGLEIARLTQKTKDYLTSRLPKAASVNNPVDVLAGSGPATYTLALEALLTDEHVDAVVVIQAPQDWFLPVSLAEVVGEVAGAHQKPVITSIMGRASVGDALKILQKRRIPNVAFPERSASVLSAMIARREWLESDKAPESVNIEINLKTASDAVAQKDWTELLKLYGVRFPQQRIASTLSEAIDEASKINGGVAMKLVSDEVSHKSDIGGVKLNLKGETAIRKAWEEIAEGTVKAGAGMKGVLLQEMISSAREVIVGMVRDEQFGATVLFGTGGTDVELIKDVHTAIAPKNREQVQRLINATKAGVKLKGWRNLPPGDSEALTGVILALSKIAYDFPEITELEINPLCVLPKGEGVYALDVRGDMNRKF from the coding sequence ATGAATAATCCATTTTTCTCACCAAAGGGAGTAGCTGTGATTGGTGCATCGCAAGATGCCCATAAGCTGGGATATGGAGTGATCCGAAACTTGCTTCAATACCGCTATAAGGGGGAGATTTATCCTGTCAATAAAAGTGCCTATGAAATTCAGGGCCTTACTTGCTTTGAATCGGTTGAAAAAGTACCTGATCCCGTTGATTTGGCTATCATCATCGTGCCTGCCAATGCTGTTGCCGGCGTGTTGGAAGAGTGTGGTGAACGGGGGATCAAATATGTGATTATTGTCACAGGTGGATTTAGTGAGACAGGGCCTGAAGGGAAAAAAATGGAAGAAGAATTGATCGAAGTGGCCGGACGATATGACATTCGGATGGTTGGACCAAATTGTATAGGAACGATTGACACCCATACGCCCGTCAATACGACCTTTGTGGTGGGGATGCCGGAACCCGGAGAAATCGGTTTTATCTCTCATTCAGGAGCAATGGTCGCTGCCATCATTGACTGGGCAGAAGGAAGCGGCATCGGCTTCTCCAGAATAGCCAGCCTTGGAAACCAAATCGATGTGAATGAGATTGAGATGACCAAGACCATAGCCAAAGATCCCAAAACAAAAGTAATTACGGCGTATATAGAAGGTGTTTCAAATGGCCTGGAGTTTATGGAGACTGCTATAGAGGCCGCTTTAAAGAAACCATTCCTAATGCTGAAGGGAGGCCATGGGGAAAGTGGGGCGAAAGCAGTGGCCTCTCATACCGGAGCGCTGGCCGGAAGTTCAGAAGCTTACCATGCAGCTTTCAAGCATTGTGGTATTCAGGAGGCCCATACCGTTGAAGAAATGTTTGAGTGGGCTCGGGCCATGGCATGGCAACCGCTTCCCAAAGGAAAAAGGGTGGCGGTTTTGACCAATGCGGGTGGCCCGGCTATTCTAGCGGTAGATGCTTTGGAGCAGGCAGGATTGGAAATAGCCAGGCTCACACAAAAAACAAAAGACTATCTGACTTCCAGATTGCCGAAAGCAGCAAGTGTGAACAATCCGGTGGACGTACTCGCAGGCTCAGGTCCGGCAACCTATACACTGGCATTAGAAGCGTTGTTGACTGATGAACATGTGGATGCAGTTGTGGTAATTCAGGCTCCTCAGGATTGGTTCCTTCCGGTTAGCCTTGCGGAGGTTGTGGGTGAAGTAGCCGGCGCACATCAAAAGCCGGTAATTACTTCTATTATGGGGCGGGCATCCGTTGGAGATGCACTCAAGATCCTTCAAAAGCGCCGAATTCCCAATGTGGCGTTTCCGGAACGCTCGGCTTCTGTGCTGTCTGCGATGATAGCACGACGGGAATGGCTGGAGTCTGACAAAGCCCCGGAATCGGTTAATATTGAGATTAATTTAAAGACGGCAAGTGATGCGGTTGCTCAAAAAGACTGGACTGAGTTGCTAAAACTATATGGCGTTCGGTTTCCTCAGCAAAGAATAGCATCAACCCTCAGTGAAGCCATTGACGAGGCTTCTAAGATAAATGGAGGCGTTGCGATGAAATTAGTTTCGGATGAGGTGAGTCATAAGTCAGATATTGGCGGAGTTAAATTGAATCTAAAAGGAGAGACGGCTATTCGTAAGGCCTGGGAAGAAATAGCAGAAGGAACAGTCAAAGCAGGTGCCGGAATGAAAGGAGTGCTTCTTCAGGAAATGATATCATCTGCCCGGGAAGTGATTGTTGGAATGGTTCGGGATGAACAATTTGGAGCAACCGTGCTTTTTGGTACCGGCGGAACGGATGTAGAATTGATTAAAGACGTACATACAGCAATCGCACCAAAAAATCGTGAACAGGTTCAGCGATTAATCAATGCTACGAAAGCCGGTGTGAAATTAAAAGGATGGAGAAATCTGCCACCCGGTGATAGTGAAGCGTTGACAGGTGTGATTTTAGCATTGAGTAAAATTGCTTATGATTTTCCGGAAATCACTGAACTGGAAATCAACCCACTTTGTGTGTTACCGAAGGGAGAAGGAGTGTATGCCTTGGATGTAAGAGGGGATATGAATCGAAAATTTTAG
- a CDS encoding lipoate--protein ligase, with protein sequence MIFIDNEGITKPQINLALEEYALRNFGESEDYLLFYINEPSIIIGRNQNTLEEINDGYVRDNGIHVVRRMSGGGAVYHDLGNLNFSFITKYKQENLHNFLKFNEPVIQILKEMGVPAEMSGRNDILADGKKISGNAQFSTRKRMFSHGTLLFNSDLGEVANALNVKMSKIESKGHKSVRSRVANIIEFIDTEMSVTEFRSRLLEGLYKDQDSFETYRLTQNEWKAVHELRKEKYGNWDWNYGKSPKFNIQRSKRFPVGEIDLRLDVQKGHIKNMKIYGDFFGKESVQEVEDLLKGVRYEPEDIAASIEKVNIEDYFGNIENEEFQELIYGEDA encoded by the coding sequence ATGATTTTTATTGATAATGAAGGAATCACCAAGCCTCAAATTAATCTGGCTCTGGAAGAATACGCCCTGCGAAATTTTGGTGAAAGTGAAGATTATCTTCTGTTCTACATTAATGAACCTTCAATTATTATTGGCCGGAACCAAAATACCCTGGAAGAAATTAATGATGGGTATGTCCGTGATAATGGCATTCATGTCGTCCGCAGGATGTCGGGCGGCGGAGCGGTATATCACGACCTTGGAAACTTAAATTTCAGTTTCATCACTAAATACAAACAGGAAAACCTGCATAATTTTCTAAAATTCAATGAACCGGTAATCCAGATTTTAAAAGAAATGGGAGTCCCGGCGGAAATGAGTGGGCGAAATGACATTCTCGCCGATGGTAAAAAAATTTCAGGGAATGCTCAGTTTTCTACCAGAAAGCGCATGTTCTCTCATGGCACCCTTCTCTTCAACAGCGACCTCGGCGAAGTAGCTAACGCTTTAAATGTAAAGATGAGCAAGATTGAATCAAAGGGACATAAATCGGTCCGCAGCCGGGTAGCTAACATCATCGAGTTTATAGATACTGAAATGAGTGTAACTGAATTTCGATCCCGACTTTTGGAAGGCTTGTATAAAGACCAAGACTCTTTCGAAACTTACAGACTTACCCAAAATGAATGGAAAGCCGTACATGAACTCAGAAAAGAAAAATACGGAAATTGGGACTGGAACTATGGAAAATCCCCTAAATTCAACATTCAGCGAAGCAAACGTTTTCCCGTAGGTGAAATTGACCTGCGCTTAGACGTACAAAAGGGACACATCAAAAACATGAAAATTTATGGAGATTTCTTTGGCAAAGAATCTGTGCAGGAAGTGGAAGATCTACTCAAAGGCGTTCGATACGAGCCGGAAGATATCGCGGCCTCTATCGAAAAAGTGAATATAGAGGATTATTTTGGAAATATCGAGAATGAGGAATTTCAGGAGCTTATTTATGGAGAAGACGCATAA
- a CDS encoding DUF3565 domain-containing protein yields the protein MKQPITGFHKDEHGDWVADLKCGHTQHVRHNPPWQLRPWVITEEGRETRLGKKLNCKECER from the coding sequence ATGAAACAACCTATTACCGGATTTCACAAAGACGAACACGGCGATTGGGTAGCCGATCTGAAATGCGGACATACCCAACACGTCAGGCATAATCCGCCTTGGCAATTACGGCCTTGGGTAATTACAGAAGAAGGCCGGGAAACCCGCTTGGGCAAAAAATTAAATTGCAAAGAGTGTGAACGGTAA
- a CDS encoding acetyltransferase codes for MKKTQNIEYAENIRGACIKAAQEGFMDASISGLCAEGAMEAAISAMQSLNLKKILDEEQSS; via the coding sequence ATGAAAAAAACCCAGAACATTGAGTATGCTGAGAATATTCGAGGAGCCTGTATCAAAGCTGCCCAAGAAGGTTTTATGGATGCTTCCATAAGTGGACTTTGTGCGGAGGGCGCAATGGAAGCGGCAATTAGTGCCATGCAATCGCTGAATTTGAAAAAGATTTTAGATGAAGAACAATCAAGTTAA
- a CDS encoding DUF4149 domain-containing protein yields the protein MYYLSLFIHILSAIFWIGGMLFTVAVLVPASREPLLNKHRGAFFKLIGEKFSRISWLLFMLLIITGVTNLTTRGFDWKLFLDQNFWSAGFGYYLGIKLIIFSIVLLISGVHDFYAGPKAAELMESEPNSILTQKFRKLSSWLGRINLIFGLLILYYAIRVVRG from the coding sequence ATGTATTACCTTTCCCTTTTTATCCACATCCTGTCCGCAATATTCTGGATTGGAGGCATGTTGTTTACCGTAGCAGTTTTAGTACCGGCTTCCCGTGAACCACTCCTGAATAAGCATAGGGGGGCATTCTTTAAGCTAATCGGTGAAAAATTCAGCCGCATTTCCTGGCTGCTTTTCATGCTTTTGATCATTACAGGTGTCACCAATTTAACCACTCGGGGTTTTGACTGGAAACTATTCTTGGATCAAAATTTCTGGAGTGCCGGGTTTGGATACTACCTGGGAATTAAATTGATAATATTCAGTATCGTCTTACTTATCAGTGGGGTACACGACTTCTATGCCGGCCCAAAAGCTGCAGAGCTGATGGAGTCCGAACCCAATTCAATTCTTACCCAAAAATTCCGCAAACTCTCGAGCTGGCTGGGAAGAATAAATTTGATTTTCGGCTTATTGATATTGTACTATGCCATCCGCGTAGTCAGAGGTTAG
- a CDS encoding multicopper oxidase domain-containing protein, with protein sequence MKSAILKITLMVGMVLFGMSSMLMAQTEEYTLDGMTFGMPEAEVYTEDYTGSPVVGEYVTQLPNLAPLDYEGNKHHEVRIDIIVQEIEVAEGVRYQAWTFGGTVPGPVLHVKEGDRITFVMKNRSDEEVTITEPNKGGSPFMNQVAENPYQKNSSAIMPMPHSMDFHAGTVAKDDKWRTIGPGETIKFDWVANYAGSYIYHCGTPSVLMHTAMGQHGMVVVSPKDGYPTDYEVDREYVVVQSEYYLTKGAGDLYTYDYEAASNNNPSHVVFNGHQTVLHDQPLKANAGERVRLHFSNNGPSGTSSFHVIGAIFDRVWLEGHPFNEMRGMQTVLLGASNSATIDFIVPEEGKYILVDHEFVDAEKGATGTLKAGPRKK encoded by the coding sequence ATGAAATCTGCTATATTAAAAATCACACTAATGGTCGGAATGGTATTGTTTGGAATGAGTTCCATGTTAATGGCTCAAACCGAAGAATATACCTTAGATGGAATGACTTTCGGAATGCCCGAAGCTGAAGTTTATACAGAGGACTACACGGGCTCCCCGGTAGTTGGCGAGTACGTCACACAACTTCCAAATCTGGCTCCTCTAGATTATGAAGGAAACAAACATCATGAAGTACGCATTGATATCATTGTACAAGAAATTGAAGTGGCTGAGGGCGTTCGCTATCAGGCATGGACATTTGGTGGAACTGTGCCCGGCCCTGTATTACATGTGAAAGAAGGTGACCGCATTACTTTTGTAATGAAAAATCGTTCAGATGAGGAAGTTACTATTACAGAACCAAATAAAGGTGGTTCACCTTTTATGAATCAAGTGGCTGAAAACCCTTACCAGAAAAACTCATCTGCAATTATGCCAATGCCTCACTCTATGGATTTCCATGCCGGAACCGTAGCGAAAGATGACAAGTGGAGAACTATTGGACCTGGAGAAACCATCAAATTTGACTGGGTGGCAAATTATGCAGGTTCTTACATATACCACTGTGGAACTCCAAGTGTTTTAATGCACACTGCGATGGGACAGCACGGAATGGTTGTAGTTTCACCCAAAGACGGATACCCAACCGATTATGAAGTTGACCGTGAGTATGTAGTTGTGCAAAGTGAGTATTACCTGACAAAAGGAGCCGGCGATTTGTACACTTATGATTATGAAGCTGCGTCTAATAACAATCCTTCACATGTAGTTTTCAATGGTCACCAAACAGTGTTACATGATCAGCCGCTTAAAGCCAATGCCGGTGAGCGTGTTCGCCTGCACTTCAGTAACAATGGTCCAAGCGGAACTTCCAGCTTCCATGTTATTGGCGCCATTTTTGACAGAGTTTGGTTAGAAGGACACCCATTCAACGAAATGAGAGGAATGCAGACTGTACTGCTTGGTGCATCTAATTCAGCTACAATAGACTTTATTGTTCCTGAAGAAGGAAAATACATTCTGGTTGACCACGAATTTGTGGATGCCGAAAAAGGTGCTACCGGTACATTGAAAGCTGGTCCACGAAAGAAATAA
- a CDS encoding formylglycine-generating enzyme family protein produces the protein MMRSLRNISALAALMIFVMTAFIPEIVFSQTARVLVPAGSFHSILPEVEGEPIVVDSFYMDETAVTNEEFLDFLKANPEWRRSEIPPIFTNNGYLKEWKSDMEPGYEKLGENRPVTRVSWYAANAYCADRDGRLPTLNEWEYSAQLLEFNTEAEMNKFSSGLINWYSGIDVNNLAEVGSTGIETTTGVKDQFGLVMEWVEDFKPIIADELSLDCGTVGRMNTLGSVYSYAASIRYITRMSFNAKITTGMVGFRCAYDEPAPSSQNQNGVSL, from the coding sequence ATGATGAGATCCCTAAGAAACATATCTGCCCTTGCTGCCCTGATGATCTTTGTGATGACCGCTTTTATACCTGAAATCGTGTTTTCACAAACAGCAAGAGTACTTGTTCCTGCGGGATCTTTTCATTCTATTTTACCGGAAGTAGAGGGCGAACCGATTGTTGTTGATTCCTTTTATATGGATGAGACAGCCGTTACCAACGAAGAGTTTTTGGACTTCCTGAAAGCAAATCCCGAATGGAGACGCTCCGAAATCCCTCCCATTTTTACCAATAATGGTTACCTGAAAGAATGGAAATCAGATATGGAACCGGGCTATGAAAAGCTTGGGGAGAATCGTCCGGTAACCCGTGTTTCTTGGTATGCAGCAAATGCATATTGTGCAGACCGGGATGGCCGACTTCCGACTCTGAATGAGTGGGAATATTCAGCACAATTGCTGGAATTCAATACCGAAGCGGAGATGAATAAATTTAGCAGCGGTCTGATTAACTGGTATTCCGGAATTGATGTAAACAATTTGGCCGAAGTTGGTTCTACCGGAATTGAAACCACTACAGGTGTTAAAGATCAATTTGGTTTAGTGATGGAATGGGTGGAGGATTTTAAGCCTATCATCGCCGATGAACTTTCACTGGATTGCGGTACGGTGGGACGTATGAATACATTGGGCAGCGTGTACAGTTATGCGGCATCTATCAGGTACATCACCCGGATGAGTTTCAATGCAAAAATTACTACGGGAATGGTAGGGTTCCGATGTGCATATGATGAGCCGGCGCCTTCCTCCCAAAACCAAAATGGAGTATCGTTATGA
- a CDS encoding SCO family protein, with the protein MKSLITFTLVLFGILSLEAVAQHSHHGHKKEALKAGEVHEDHSLYHLDSEFTNHRNEKVQLSDFQGEPVIVVLFYGNCTQVCPILIKDTWRLFSSLDESLQSKTKVLAVSFDTENDSPEVLREYAEYEQLDLPEWHFITGKHTDIKMLATMLGVKYQQTSDGHFAHSNLVTVLDTLGKITKRVEGLNQPMEEAAAVLEGMLKNL; encoded by the coding sequence ATGAAATCGTTAATTACTTTTACGTTGGTTCTTTTTGGAATTTTATCTCTTGAAGCAGTAGCGCAACACAGCCATCACGGACATAAAAAAGAAGCTCTGAAAGCAGGAGAAGTACACGAAGATCATTCGTTGTATCATTTGGATTCTGAGTTTACCAATCACCGAAATGAGAAAGTACAGCTAAGTGATTTCCAGGGTGAGCCGGTAATTGTAGTTCTTTTCTATGGAAATTGCACTCAGGTTTGTCCTATCCTTATTAAGGATACCTGGCGATTATTTAGTTCACTGGATGAATCACTTCAATCCAAAACAAAGGTGCTTGCAGTTTCTTTCGATACTGAAAACGACAGCCCTGAAGTACTGAGAGAATATGCTGAATACGAACAGCTTGATCTTCCCGAATGGCACTTCATTACCGGGAAACACACGGATATAAAAATGCTGGCTACCATGCTTGGTGTAAAATACCAGCAAACTAGTGACGGTCATTTTGCGCATTCCAATTTGGTTACAGTTCTGGATACCTTAGGCAAAATTACCAAAAGGGTGGAAGGTTTAAATCAACCTATGGAAGAAGCTGCTGCAGTGCTCGAAGGAATGTTGAAGAATTTGTAG
- a CDS encoding plastocyanin/azurin family copper-binding protein — MEWNTDNADVADHHRSKINEEMNIRFYISLIVLLGISGIATATPSDTLVVKVMGTHDDARFEPAIIQVQPGNVVRFEVVEGLHTVTAYHPDNRRPLRIPNTASSFDSGMLNAGDSWSLLIEEEGVIDYFCLPHEKLGHAGRIISGTEYIIPNYEDDLLPEAVLETLNKAQKHFLNQKQTES; from the coding sequence ATGGAATGGAACACAGATAATGCAGATGTTGCGGATCATCACAGATCTAAGATAAATGAAGAAATGAATATTCGGTTTTACATATCGTTAATTGTTCTGCTGGGAATTTCTGGAATTGCCACTGCTACTCCCTCTGATACGTTGGTAGTAAAGGTGATGGGAACCCATGATGACGCTCGATTTGAGCCGGCAATCATACAAGTACAGCCGGGCAATGTTGTCAGGTTTGAGGTAGTGGAAGGTTTGCACACGGTTACTGCTTACCATCCTGATAACAGGCGCCCGTTAAGGATACCAAATACAGCCTCTTCTTTTGATTCCGGGATGCTGAATGCCGGAGACAGTTGGTCATTGCTTATAGAAGAGGAAGGGGTAATCGATTATTTTTGCTTGCCGCATGAGAAGTTGGGACATGCAGGGCGAATTATATCAGGAACGGAATATATCATTCCAAACTATGAAGATGACCTCTTGCCTGAAGCCGTTTTGGAAACGTTAAATAAAGCACAGAAACACTTTCTAAACCAAAAGCAGACAGAATCATGA
- a CDS encoding alginate export family protein, giving the protein MISKKQLNYVIIVTMCIAFLPVMSFAQVSLTGEFRPRTELRDGYQILNTDQSDPAFFTSQRMRLNLLFKGDSYDFKISAQDIRTWGEVPQLDDMPNVNIHEAWAQVNFSEEVGIKLGRQELVYDDQRLLGSVNWAQQARSHDAFVLKYGNASSDFKVDLGAAYNQEKENLQGNSYTLTNYKVLSYLWMNKNFGAGDVSGLLLTDGFEVQSGDVNFRYTYGTHINYNVSKNFRASGTLYLQSGKDATRTDISAYMTALKVSYQVKPLTFTGGIDYLSGGKAGDDNPAKSTFNTLYATNHKFYGHMDYFLNIPAETQNGGLQDIYVSTNYTASEKVSVNATYHHFSLTNEITDPGNAAQLLNQSLASEIDFSVAHRFTNDIRFQVGYSLLFSDESLERIQNRDANGLQQWAWVMLVISPKML; this is encoded by the coding sequence ATGATCTCGAAAAAACAACTTAATTATGTGATAATTGTCACAATGTGTATAGCCTTTCTTCCGGTTATGAGTTTTGCGCAAGTTAGTTTGACAGGTGAATTCCGGCCTCGAACTGAACTTCGTGACGGATATCAAATCTTGAATACCGATCAAAGTGATCCTGCTTTTTTTACTTCACAGCGGATGCGATTGAATCTGCTGTTTAAGGGAGATTCTTATGATTTCAAAATCTCTGCTCAAGATATTCGAACCTGGGGCGAAGTACCCCAGCTGGATGATATGCCCAATGTGAACATTCATGAAGCATGGGCACAGGTTAACTTTTCGGAAGAAGTGGGAATAAAATTAGGGCGACAAGAATTGGTTTATGACGATCAGCGTTTGCTTGGAAGTGTAAACTGGGCACAACAGGCACGCAGCCATGATGCGTTTGTTTTGAAATATGGGAATGCTTCCTCTGACTTTAAAGTAGATTTAGGGGCGGCCTATAATCAGGAAAAAGAGAATTTACAAGGGAATAGTTATACTCTGACTAATTACAAAGTACTTTCTTACTTATGGATGAATAAAAATTTTGGTGCTGGGGATGTCTCCGGTTTATTGCTGACAGACGGTTTTGAGGTTCAATCCGGTGATGTGAATTTCCGTTATACCTATGGAACTCACATCAATTATAATGTATCCAAGAATTTTAGAGCCTCAGGCACCCTGTACCTTCAGTCCGGAAAGGATGCAACCCGTACGGATATTTCTGCTTATATGACTGCATTAAAAGTATCCTATCAAGTAAAACCGCTTACTTTTACGGGTGGAATTGATTACCTTTCAGGCGGTAAAGCTGGTGACGATAACCCGGCCAAGAGTACTTTTAATACACTTTATGCTACCAACCATAAGTTCTATGGGCATATGGATTATTTCTTGAATATTCCGGCCGAAACACAAAACGGCGGTCTTCAGGATATATATGTAAGCACAAATTATACAGCTTCCGAAAAAGTTAGCGTGAATGCTACCTACCATCATTTTTCATTGACCAATGAGATTACAGATCCGGGGAATGCAGCTCAATTGTTAAACCAATCTCTGGCTTCAGAGATAGATTTTTCAGTTGCTCATAGGTTTACAAACGATATCAGGTTTCAGGTAGGCTATTCGTTGCTTTTCAGTGATGAGAGTCTTGAACGTATTCAGAATAGAGATGCAAATGGCCTGCAGCAATGGGCATGGGTCATGTTGGTGATCAGCCCAAAGATGTTGTAA
- a CDS encoding DUF488 domain-containing protein, translating to MLKTKRVYEEASPEDGYRILTERLWPRGVSKERAKLDRWMKSISPSHDLRKWFSHDPDKWEEFKERYRRELFSSEAVEEMLELIKHHDTVTLIYASRDEEHNSTVLLKEFLDELLS from the coding sequence ATGCTTAAAACGAAACGTGTTTATGAAGAAGCTTCCCCCGAAGATGGCTACCGGATCCTGACCGAACGCCTTTGGCCACGCGGAGTTTCCAAGGAAAGAGCTAAGCTTGACCGATGGATGAAATCAATCTCCCCAAGTCATGACTTGCGAAAATGGTTTAGCCATGACCCTGATAAATGGGAAGAGTTCAAGGAGCGGTACCGTCGTGAATTATTCAGTTCGGAAGCCGTAGAAGAAATGCTGGAGCTCATCAAACATCATGACACGGTTACACTGATTTATGCATCGAGGGATGAGGAACATAACAGCACAGTTCTATTAAAGGAATTTCTGGACGAACTGTTGTCTTGA